The genomic DNA ACAACTTGTAGAGATCGCCCAGAGTGTTAGAGACGAAGGGGCAGATATGCTTCGTGGCGGGGCCTACAAACCAAGAAGCTCGCCATATGCATTTCAGGGTCTCGGGCTTGCGGGTCTCAAGATCCTCGCAGATGCAAAGAAACGCACGGGACTACCGATCGTATCCGAGGCTCTCAATATCGAGACCTTTTCGCTCGTGGAAAAGTATGTGGACATCATACAGATCGGCGCACGAAATATGCAGAATGTGGAGTTGCTCAAACGTGCGGGTCGTTCAAAGAGACCAATTCTTCTGAAGCGTGGCCTCTCAGCGACTCTCGAAGAGCTCCTCTTGGCCGCGGAATACATTATGTCCGAAGGGAACTACAACGTGATCTTATGCGAGCGGGGAATTCGGACGTACAACAGACACACGCGATTTACTCTTGACCTAGGAGCGATCCCGGTACTGCGAACGCTCACGCATCTCCCACTCCTTGTTGATCCGAGCCATGCTGCTGGGAGGCGAGACCTTGTACTGCCACTTGCACGAGCCGGATTAGCGGTCGGTTCTGACGGTCTCATAATCGAGGTGCATTCGAGACCTGAAGAGGCTCTTTCTGACGGCCCGCAGGCACTCACTCCAGAGATGTTTGCAAAGTTCATGCGAGAACTGGGGAGAGACCGACATCAGACGACTCAACTCATTGCGGAGGTGTACTAGATGATCCAAGAGACCTTACACAAGATAGTGGACCGAACTGATCTCTCCTCAAAAGAAGCGGCT from Candidatus Thorarchaeota archaeon includes the following:
- the aroF gene encoding 3-deoxy-7-phosphoheptulonate synthase, producing the protein MLVVMYKNATRKQIEKVISTIEKMGLVSHIIPGRSRVAIGVTGNTGRVDAGQIEVLPGVMEVVHITKRYKLTSIEMKPDRTVIEVDGIEIGGSRPVIIAGPCAVESHEQLVEIAQSVRDEGADMLRGGAYKPRSSPYAFQGLGLAGLKILADAKKRTGLPIVSEALNIETFSLVEKYVDIIQIGARNMQNVELLKRAGRSKRPILLKRGLSATLEELLLAAEYIMSEGNYNVILCERGIRTYNRHTRFTLDLGAIPVLRTLTHLPLLVDPSHAAGRRDLVLPLARAGLAVGSDGLIIEVHSRPEEALSDGPQALTPEMFAKFMRELGRDRHQTTQLIAEVY